In Brachypodium distachyon strain Bd21 chromosome 2, Brachypodium_distachyon_v3.0, whole genome shotgun sequence, one genomic interval encodes:
- the LOC100833160 gene encoding uncharacterized protein LOC100833160 — MAAPQQVRAVPLARALRLSTRVSASAPARSASTPPRRALLGLSEPELRQLAVDLGQQSYRGKQLHDLVYKNRATQIEAFAYVPKVFREALVGAGWRVGRSPVHHAVTATDGTTKILLKLEDNRLVETVGIPVDDKGSSRLTACVSSQVGCPLRCSFCATGKGGFARNLHGHEIVEQVLAIEESFKHRVTNVVFMGMGEPMLNLKAVLEAHRCLNKELKIGQRMMTISTVGVPNTINKLATHKLQSTLAVSLHAPNQKLRETIVPSAKAYPLEALMDDCKNYFLETGRRVSFEYTLLAGINDEKAHAEELAALLHACGGGYHVNLIPYNPVEGSEYKRPYRKAIQAFVDALESRKITVSVRQTRGLDANAACGQLRNEFQKNPLLESSPPSETNQPLESSPPSEPSLVTA, encoded by the exons ATGGCCGCGCCGCAGCAGGTCCGCGCCGTGCCGCTCGCGCGCGCGCTCCGCCTCAGCACGCGCGTCTCCGCCTCCGCTCCGGCGAGGtccgcctcgacgccgcctcgccgcgcgctGCTCGGCCTCTCAGAGCCGGAGCTCCGGCAGCTCGCCGTCGACCTCGGCCAG CAAAGCTACAGGGGGAAGCAGCTGCATGACCTCGTCTACAAGAACAGGGCCACGCAGATTGAAGCATTCGCATACG TGCCGAAGGTGTTCCGGGAGGCGTTGGTTGGTGCGGGGTGGAGAGTTGGCCGGTCGCCGGTGCACCACGCCGTGACGGCCACCGATGGCACCACCAAG ATACTTCTCAAGTTGGAGGATAACAGGTTGGTCGAGACAGTGGGGATCCCTGTCGACGACAAGGGCTCATCTCGACTCACCGCCTGCGTTTCATCACAG GTCGGCTGCCCCTTGCGTTGCTCGTTTTGCGCCACAGGGAAGGGAGGGTTTGCGAGGAACCTTCACGGACATGAGATCGTTGAGCAG GTATTGGCCATAGAGGAGTCGTTCAAACACAGGGTGACAAATGTAGTGTTCATGGGAATGGGTGAACCCATGTTGAACCTGAAAGCAGTTTTGGAGGCACACCGATGCTTGAATAAG GAACTAAAGATCGGGCAAAGGATGATGACAATCTCCACAGTAGGCGTTCCCAACACGATAAATAAGCTAGCAACTCACAAGCTTCAGTCAACACTGGCAGTCAG CCTGCACGCCCCAAATCAGAAACTGCGCGAAACAATTGTTCCAAGTGCGAAGGCTTATCCTTTGGAAGCACTGATGGATGACTGCAAGAATTATTTCCTGGAAACTGGACGCAGGGTATCCTTCGAGTACACTCTGCTAG CTGGGATTAATGATGAAAAGGCGCATGCTGAAGAACTCGCAGCGCTGCTGCATGCGTGTGGAGGTGGTTATCACGTGAATCTGATTCCCTATAACCCCGTAGAAGGTTCTGAGTACAAGAGGCCTTACCGAAAAGCG ATTCAAGCTTTTGTCGATGCGCTGGAATCTCGGAAGATCACAGTCAGCGTTCGACAGACCCGTGGGCTTGATGCCAACGCAGCCTGTGGACAGCTCAGGAATGAGTTCCAAAAGAATCCACTCCTGGAATCATCTCCGCCATCCGAGACCAACCAACCGCTTGAATCATCTCCACCCTCCGAGCCCAGCCTCGTTACTGCTTAG
- the LOC100841734 gene encoding receptor-like cytoplasmic kinase 176, protein MGNCFGTRISSDSPYRSSAASPSSGDAKSAELRAPRSEGEILQSAKVKSFAFTELRTATRNFRPDSVLGEGGFGSVFKGWIDENTFAPARPGTGVVIAVKKLNQDGFQGHREWLAEVNYLGQLSHPNLVKLVGYCLEDEQRLLVYEFMPRGSLENHLFRRGSHFQPLSWNLRMKVALGAAKGLAFLHSDKAKVIYRDFKTSNVLLDSSYNAKLSDFGLAKDGPTGDKSHVSTRVMGTHGYAAPEYLATGHLTAKSDVYSFGVVLLELLSGRRALDKNRPSGEHNLVEWARPYLTSKRRIFRILDARLGGQYSLAGAQKAAALALQCLSGDPRNRPGMEQVVAALGQLQDAAAKEAPPSAGGGGFVRMRGGKAETAAAAAGGWHRRQHQQYGRRMPALPLRE, encoded by the exons ATGGGGAACTGCTTCGGGACCAGGATCAGCTCCGACAGCCCTTAccggagcagcgccgcctccccttcttcag GGGACGCGAAGAGCGCGGAGCTGAGGGCGCCTCGGAGCGAGGGGGAGATCCTGCAGTCGGCCAAGGTGAAGAGCTTCGCCTTCACGGAGCTGCGGACGGCGACGAGGAACTTCAGGCCGGACAGCGTGCTCGGCGAGGGCGGCTTTGGGTCCGTCTTCAAAGGGTGGATCGACGAGAACACCTTCGCCCCCGCCAGGCCCGGCACCGGCGTCGTCATCGCCGTCAAGAAGCTCAACCAGGACGGCTTCCAGGGACACCGCGAATGGCTG GCTGAGGTGAATTACCTGGGGCAGCTTTCGCACCCGAATCTGGTGAAGCTCGTCGGGTACTGCCTCGAGGACGAACAGCGGCTCCTCGTCTACGAGTTCATGCCGCGAGGAAGCTTGGAGAACCATCTCTTCAGGA gGGGCTCACATTTCCAGCCACTTTCATGGAATCTGAGGATGAAGGTGGCTCTTGGGGCAGCCAAGGGGCTCGCCTTCCTCCACAGCGACAAGGCCAAGGTCATCTACCGCGATTTCAAGACCTCAAATGTTCTTCTCGATTCA AGCTACAATGCAAAGCTGTCTGATTTTGGGCTGGCCAAGGACGGGCCGACCGGCGACAAGAGCCATGTCTCCACAAGGGTCATGGGCACCCATGGATATGCTGCGCCTGAGTATCTTGCCACAG GGCACCTGACGGCGAAGagcgacgtgtacagcttcggggtggtgctgctggagctgctgtcggggcggcgggcgctggACAAGAACCGCCCCTCCGGCGAGCACAACCTGGTGGAGTGGGCGCGGCCCTACCTCACCAGCAAGCGCCGGATCTTCCGGATCCTCGACGCGCGGCTCGGCGGCCAGTACTCCCTCGCCGGGGCgcagaaggcggcggcgctcgcgctgCAGTGCCTCTCCGGGGACCCCAGGAACCGGCCGGGGATGGAGCAGGTGGTGGCCGCGCTAGGGCAGCTCCAGGACGCCGCTGCCAAggaggcgccgccgtcggccggcggcggcgggttcgTCAGGATGCGCGGCGGGaaggcggagacggcggcggcggcggcgggcgggtgGCACCGGCGGCAGCATCAGCAGTACGGCAGGCGGATgccggcgctgccgctgcgcgaGTGA